In Balneolales bacterium ANBcel1, one genomic interval encodes:
- the trpA gene encoding tryptophan synthase subunit alpha, with amino-acid sequence MANQNRLENLFRNRSESEKIMSLFITAGFPEKDKTVSLVRELETAGADAIELGMPFSDPLADGPTIQYASKVALDQGITLDDIMEQVREIRTQSQIPIILMGYINPVLRYGLEPFFKKAAECGVDGVILPDVPPGEMPELEELGEKYNLAPVHLVAPNTPDERMREIDGASRGFVYCVSVAGVTGARDGREVSNSVEKFIRRVRTNVTRNPVLIGFGIRSHDDAQAISAEVDGYIVGSALIDYIRSVYPAEDWITKTGDFVRELKSGEKTEAPS; translated from the coding sequence ATGGCAAATCAGAACCGATTGGAAAACCTGTTCCGCAACAGAAGTGAAAGTGAAAAAATTATGAGCCTGTTCATCACGGCGGGGTTTCCTGAAAAGGATAAAACCGTATCGCTGGTCAGGGAACTTGAGACCGCCGGTGCCGATGCCATCGAGCTGGGAATGCCGTTCAGCGACCCGCTGGCCGATGGCCCTACCATCCAGTATGCAAGCAAAGTCGCCCTGGATCAGGGAATCACCCTGGATGATATCATGGAGCAGGTGCGGGAAATCAGAACACAGTCACAGATCCCCATCATACTCATGGGATACATCAATCCCGTGCTGCGCTACGGACTGGAGCCATTCTTCAAAAAAGCCGCGGAGTGCGGGGTGGATGGAGTGATTCTACCGGATGTCCCTCCCGGTGAAATGCCCGAACTGGAGGAGCTCGGCGAGAAGTATAACCTGGCGCCCGTGCACCTCGTCGCACCGAATACCCCCGACGAACGGATGAGGGAAATAGACGGGGCAAGCAGAGGATTCGTTTATTGCGTTTCGGTTGCCGGTGTAACCGGAGCGCGGGACGGCCGTGAAGTCAGTAACTCGGTCGAAAAATTTATCCGGCGCGTACGGACAAACGTCACCAGAAACCCGGTCCTTATCGGATTCGGGATTCGTTCCCATGATGACGCCCAGGCCATATCTGCCGAAGTGGACGGGTATATCGTTGGAAGCGCCTTAATTGACTATATTCGAAGCGTATATCCCGCCGAAGACTGGATCACAAAGACCGGTGACTTTGTCAGGGAACTGAAATCCGGTGAAAAAACCGAAGCACCTTCCTGA
- a CDS encoding DUF4837 family protein codes for MTRMHHHRLFFLFTLAAGLFLWNACEGDYRRSAQGGFSEIIVVMDSTEWDSPTADAIRATFGRERMTLPRPEARYDLRFMDLRTNRDLEYVKNFKNTIFAAPLEEESNVGAFIRAVMSDDIKQRIADGRNFAFPLKDRWYRDQWTLFLSATDHETLSRRIRESEKSLVGYLDELERERWQREIYRRGEQVHLADSLMKNHGFRIRVQHDYRIGVDTTNFVSMRRYLHDNDRWIWFAWFDDKDGMDGIDQEWINAVRDSLNEKYIRGTREESFVTTEYRRAIETIETRINGKPALETRGTWRMTNDLMGGPFLHYTVYDENQRRIYMMEFAQFAPRHSKRRFMNQFEAMAYTFETASPEELEALAGSR; via the coding sequence ATGACTCGAATGCACCATCACCGGCTGTTTTTTCTGTTTACCCTGGCAGCGGGACTCTTTTTGTGGAACGCCTGCGAAGGGGATTATCGGCGTTCGGCACAAGGCGGCTTTTCTGAAATAATCGTGGTTATGGATTCCACAGAGTGGGACTCTCCAACGGCCGATGCCATCCGCGCAACCTTCGGACGCGAACGCATGACACTGCCACGGCCGGAAGCGCGCTATGATCTCCGCTTCATGGACCTTCGCACCAACCGCGACCTGGAGTATGTCAAGAATTTCAAAAACACCATTTTTGCCGCGCCCCTGGAAGAGGAGAGCAACGTAGGCGCTTTCATCCGCGCCGTAATGAGCGATGATATCAAACAGCGTATAGCGGATGGAAGAAATTTCGCTTTCCCGCTGAAGGATCGCTGGTACCGGGATCAATGGACCCTGTTTCTGTCGGCCACCGACCACGAGACACTTTCACGCCGGATTCGTGAATCCGAAAAATCCCTTGTCGGATATCTTGATGAACTGGAGCGCGAGCGCTGGCAGAGAGAAATCTACCGCAGGGGGGAGCAGGTGCATTTGGCTGATTCCCTCATGAAGAATCACGGTTTCCGTATCCGGGTCCAGCACGACTACCGCATCGGGGTGGACACCACCAATTTCGTCTCCATGCGGCGCTATCTTCACGACAACGACCGCTGGATCTGGTTTGCCTGGTTTGACGACAAAGACGGAATGGATGGAATCGACCAGGAGTGGATCAACGCCGTCAGGGACAGCCTCAATGAAAAGTATATCCGGGGTACCCGTGAAGAGTCGTTTGTCACTACCGAATATCGAAGGGCCATCGAAACCATTGAAACACGCATCAACGGCAAACCCGCCCTGGAGACAAGGGGAACCTGGCGAATGACCAACGACCTGATGGGGGGACCGTTTCTGCACTATACGGTCTACGATGAGAACCAGCGCAGAATTTATATGATGGAGTTTGCCCAGTTCGCACCCAGGCACAGCAAGCGGCGCTTCATGAACCAGTTTGAAGCCATGGCCTATACCTTCGAGACAGCTTCACCGGAAGAGTTGGAAGCCCTCGCCGGATCGCGTTGA
- a CDS encoding cytochrome ubiquinol oxidase subunit I yields MEALELARWQFGITTVYHFIFVPLTLGLSVLVAILQSFYYRTGDLHYKRLTKYFGKLFVIIFTLGIVTGIVQEFQFGMNWSEYSRFVGDIFGIPLAIEALTAFFIESTFLGLWIFGWTRLPKAIHLACIWLVAIASNLSAIWILMANSWMQVPVGYHLVNGRAELTDFVAILLNERLLVQMPHVILGGFITGGMFVLALSAWMILRKKQPEIFLKSAKIALVFTAVASLLTATTGHDQAQDTVQSQPMKMAAMEGLWETEQPASFSLFAIIDQEERTSRREIRLPYMLSVLSHNNLTSEVRGMNDIQAEMVEKHGPGDYLPPVAIIYWSFRIMVGLGVLFIAVAFWGLWLWWRGKLQEHAFYLKTTMVMLFLTFVANTAGWIVAEMGRQPWVVYELLLTADGVSPSVFESSIWISMTAFTLVYGILAVAAFYLIWHFGRQGAPEEEEGVEKNLHTY; encoded by the coding sequence ATGGAAGCTTTGGAACTGGCCCGGTGGCAATTTGGAATCACCACCGTCTACCATTTCATATTTGTGCCGCTCACCCTCGGGTTGTCCGTTCTTGTAGCCATTTTACAGTCATTTTATTATCGGACAGGTGACCTGCACTACAAAAGGTTGACCAAGTACTTCGGAAAACTGTTTGTCATTATTTTTACGCTGGGGATCGTAACCGGTATTGTTCAGGAGTTTCAGTTCGGAATGAACTGGTCGGAGTATTCCCGGTTTGTCGGGGATATTTTTGGAATTCCTCTTGCTATAGAAGCGCTGACGGCATTCTTCATTGAATCCACCTTTCTGGGATTGTGGATTTTCGGATGGACGCGCCTTCCCAAAGCCATTCACCTGGCCTGTATTTGGCTGGTAGCCATCGCCTCCAACCTTTCCGCCATCTGGATTTTGATGGCTAACTCCTGGATGCAGGTACCCGTGGGATATCATCTGGTAAACGGACGCGCAGAACTGACCGACTTTGTCGCTATCCTGCTGAATGAGCGATTGCTGGTGCAGATGCCGCATGTGATCCTCGGCGGCTTCATCACCGGAGGCATGTTCGTTCTTGCTCTGAGCGCATGGATGATCCTCCGGAAAAAACAGCCGGAAATATTTCTGAAATCCGCAAAAATCGCCCTGGTGTTCACCGCCGTTGCCAGTCTGTTGACGGCCACAACCGGCCATGACCAGGCACAGGACACCGTACAGTCCCAGCCCATGAAAATGGCGGCCATGGAAGGGTTGTGGGAAACCGAACAACCCGCCAGCTTCTCTCTGTTCGCGATCATAGATCAGGAAGAGCGGACCAGTCGCCGTGAAATCAGGCTTCCATACATGCTTTCGGTATTGTCCCATAACAATCTGACCAGCGAAGTGCGTGGCATGAACGATATCCAGGCGGAGATGGTGGAGAAACACGGTCCGGGTGACTACCTGCCGCCGGTCGCGATTATTTACTGGAGTTTTCGCATCATGGTTGGACTGGGCGTGCTCTTTATCGCAGTTGCGTTTTGGGGGCTTTGGCTATGGTGGCGAGGCAAGCTGCAGGAGCATGCATTCTATTTAAAAACCACCATGGTTATGCTGTTTCTCACGTTTGTGGCCAATACGGCCGGGTGGATCGTCGCGGAAATGGGGCGCCAACCGTGGGTAGTCTACGAACTGCTTCTCACCGCGGACGGTGTCTCACCCTCGGTCTTCGAAAGTTCCATCTGGATCAGCATGACCGCCTTTACGCTGGTTTATGGCATTCTGGCAGTTGCTGCTTTTTACCTGATCTGGCACTTTGGCCGGCAGGGCGCACCGGAAGAAGAAGAGGGCGTTGAAAAGAATCTTCATACGTATTAA
- the cydB gene encoding cytochrome d ubiquinol oxidase subunit II, with protein sequence MDLQTFWFLLIAVLFIGYFFLEGFDFGVGILMPFVSRDEVDRRVTINTIGPFWDANEVWLITAGGAMFAAFPHWYATMFSGFYLPLLLILLALIVRAVGFEFRSKMKEKWWRSTADHFIFWGSALPAFLWGVALTNIVIGLPIGSDMNFVGSLGALLNPYALLGGTASLVMFTLHGAIFLSLRTTDDLKERVERVARLLWVPAGVVLLGFAVLGYRHTVLFEGLGLVPGTLPMIAIVSFIAVLVFMQIKKFGWAFAATGATIVFGTMVIFQGMYPIVMPSSISSDYHLTVYNASSSDLTLTIMSVLALIFVPIILAYQGWSYWVFRERVTRDAITRS encoded by the coding sequence ATGGACCTACAAACATTCTGGTTTCTACTGATTGCCGTCCTGTTTATCGGCTACTTTTTTCTGGAAGGATTCGACTTTGGAGTCGGTATCCTGATGCCCTTTGTAAGCAGGGACGAGGTGGATCGTCGCGTTACCATCAATACCATAGGCCCGTTCTGGGACGCCAACGAAGTATGGCTTATCACCGCGGGCGGAGCCATGTTCGCCGCATTTCCGCACTGGTATGCAACGATGTTCAGCGGCTTTTACCTTCCGCTGCTGCTCATCCTCCTGGCACTTATTGTCCGTGCCGTCGGATTCGAATTCCGAAGCAAGATGAAAGAAAAGTGGTGGCGCTCGACAGCCGACCATTTCATCTTCTGGGGCAGCGCCCTCCCGGCTTTTCTATGGGGTGTTGCACTGACCAATATTGTGATCGGCCTGCCGATCGGTAGCGACATGAATTTTGTCGGATCACTTGGCGCACTGCTAAATCCCTATGCGTTGCTTGGCGGTACCGCCTCGCTGGTCATGTTCACCCTGCATGGCGCCATATTTCTGAGCCTGCGAACTACCGATGATCTCAAAGAGCGGGTGGAACGGGTCGCCAGGCTGCTCTGGGTTCCCGCCGGAGTCGTTCTGCTCGGCTTTGCTGTTCTCGGATATCGCCATACTGTTTTGTTTGAGGGACTTGGCCTTGTGCCCGGAACCCTTCCCATGATCGCTATTGTATCGTTTATCGCCGTACTGGTCTTCATGCAGATCAAGAAGTTCGGCTGGGCGTTTGCCGCCACCGGTGCCACCATCGTCTTCGGAACGATGGTAATTTTTCAGGGCATGTATCCGATAGTAATGCCCTCCAGCATCTCCAGCGACTATCACCTGACCGTGTATAATGCCTCTTCAAGCGACCTTACACTGACCATCATGTCGGTGCTGGCGCTTATATTCGTTCCCATCATCCTGGCTTATCAGGGCTGGAGCTACTGGGTGTTTCGTGAACGCGTGACCAGGGACGCCATTACCAGGAGCTGA
- the cydD gene encoding thiol reductant ABC exporter subunit CydD has product MTRYQANHKKLFRLAATEKPAWIALGILSLLSASATIVLMYSLSVAVDAVFMRQASTDTIADTLYLLAAAIFVRGLLFWISEVVAQRSASRIKEYLRERLFEHMQRLGSGWTSRESSGELTATAVDGVEKLHAYYARFLPAGIHMMVVPAIIAVYVFGTDWLSGLILIVTGPLIPVFMSFIGMKAQDQTQKQWKTLGVLSSHFLDAVQGIRTLKIFNRTDDKQQEIADFSDRFRSTTMGVLKIAFLSGFVLELFASIATALVAVEIGVRLVEGHIGFQMGFFILLLAPEYYLPFRMFGAQHHAGMEGTEAAARIFEILETQPPENRETEPGSHISSPISIECKDVSFAYPHSNRLVLEKCSFQLEPGTVTALVGMSGSGKTTIARLLTRQYLPVSGEILVNNTPLADCEEESWLSQVALVRQGIWLFDDTVLNNLGIARPGCSFEEVVEAATAAEAHSFIQRMPNGYHTRLGEGAARLSGGERQRLGIARALLKDAPFVILDEPSSALDPESEHKISLALERLLAGRTVLIIAHRLSTVRRADHILVLDQGRIRSGGKHDELLETDLLYRSMVTAYREP; this is encoded by the coding sequence ATGACTCGTTACCAGGCCAATCACAAAAAACTCTTCCGACTGGCTGCGACGGAGAAACCGGCCTGGATCGCACTGGGAATACTCAGCCTGTTGTCGGCATCAGCCACCATCGTTCTGATGTACAGCTTGAGCGTGGCTGTTGATGCCGTTTTTATGCGGCAGGCTTCCACCGATACCATCGCGGATACGCTCTATCTGCTGGCAGCCGCGATTTTCGTGCGCGGTCTGCTATTCTGGATCTCCGAAGTTGTTGCTCAACGCTCCGCTTCACGAATTAAAGAGTACCTTCGGGAGCGGCTCTTTGAACACATGCAACGGTTGGGCTCCGGCTGGACATCCCGGGAAAGTAGTGGTGAACTGACGGCAACCGCTGTCGACGGGGTGGAGAAGCTGCACGCCTATTATGCCCGGTTCCTGCCGGCAGGGATTCATATGATGGTTGTTCCCGCGATCATCGCCGTCTATGTTTTCGGAACGGACTGGTTAAGCGGACTCATTCTGATCGTTACGGGTCCGCTTATTCCCGTTTTTATGTCGTTCATCGGGATGAAGGCCCAGGATCAGACCCAAAAACAGTGGAAGACACTTGGGGTGCTGAGTTCACATTTCCTTGATGCCGTTCAGGGTATCAGAACCTTGAAAATCTTTAACCGGACAGATGACAAGCAGCAGGAAATAGCCGATTTCAGCGACCGCTTCCGCAGTACGACAATGGGGGTGCTGAAAATCGCGTTTCTCTCCGGGTTTGTTCTGGAACTTTTTGCCTCGATTGCGACCGCCCTGGTGGCTGTCGAAATCGGAGTTCGGCTGGTTGAAGGCCACATCGGCTTCCAAATGGGTTTTTTTATACTGTTGCTGGCACCGGAGTACTATCTTCCGTTCCGCATGTTCGGAGCCCAGCATCATGCCGGCATGGAAGGCACCGAAGCGGCCGCCAGGATTTTTGAAATCCTGGAAACCCAGCCACCAGAAAACAGAGAAACAGAGCCGGGCTCCCATATCAGCTCCCCGATTTCCATAGAATGCAAAGACGTTTCCTTTGCCTATCCCCACAGCAATCGATTGGTGCTGGAAAAATGCTCCTTTCAGCTGGAGCCTGGAACAGTGACGGCGCTGGTAGGGATGAGCGGTTCCGGTAAAACCACCATTGCCAGACTGCTGACCCGCCAGTATCTTCCGGTCAGTGGTGAAATACTCGTGAATAATACTCCTCTTGCCGATTGCGAGGAAGAATCCTGGCTTTCTCAGGTAGCGCTTGTTCGCCAGGGGATCTGGTTGTTTGATGATACCGTGTTGAACAACCTTGGTATTGCCCGGCCCGGGTGTTCATTTGAAGAAGTTGTGGAAGCCGCGACAGCAGCAGAGGCACATTCGTTTATTCAGAGAATGCCGAACGGGTATCACACCCGACTTGGAGAAGGAGCCGCAAGGCTCAGTGGCGGAGAGCGACAGAGACTCGGTATAGCAAGAGCCCTTCTCAAAGACGCACCTTTCGTGATTCTGGATGAGCCCTCTTCCGCGCTGGATCCTGAAAGTGAACACAAAATATCCCTGGCCCTGGAGCGTCTCCTGGCAGGTCGTACTGTGCTTATAATTGCTCACCGCCTGTCGACGGTCAGGAGAGCCGATCACATACTCGTGCTGGATCAGGGGAGGATACGGTCAGGCGGCAAACATGATGAACTTCTGGAGACAGACCTGCTTTACAGGAGTATGGTAACAGCCTACCGCGAACCATGA
- the cydC gene encoding thiol reductant ABC exporter subunit CydC — MKTGPITHITGFLTLHPWRITAAVLLGAGTILAGVGLLSSSGYLISAAALQPPILDLMVIIVSVRFFGISRAALRYGERIISHDITFRLLMMFRVRFFHNISRLPAGVLQGYRSGSLLSSVTSDIDELQNYYVRVFSPAIVALLVSLLTFLFLNGFSAPAARIMLILLFLNGVAVPVITRYLARGYGEKQLCLRSRLSELWIEHIQGFDDIRLFGLRSEKQKKLLHIVKELRLLESKQAFITGLQDTLSNWLMYIAVFLSLMVTVPLVVGGALSGVMVALVLLGVMASFEATQNLGTAFQYLESTEKSARRLLKLQSRIRDSEEEARPGSGARDESPKNASKAHIRFSGVTFGYDGRPVLRDVTFDLPATHHMAVVGPTGGGKSTIFNLLLRFHDHDEGSIYLSGKNLVETSPDDVRAKLSVVDQNTYIFHDTLRNNLLLAQNDATDQQLAAALEQAGLHEWFIKLEHGLSTVLDEHGGSVSGGERQRLAIARALLKESEIWLLDEPTANLDTITEKALVQTIQENIKNKTVIWVTHRLVEMFQFDDIVVLGEGKIVQRGRHEKLLQQEGWYRSMIALQNDVLPDK, encoded by the coding sequence ATGAAAACAGGTCCCATCACCCATATTACCGGTTTTTTGACACTCCACCCATGGCGGATCACAGCCGCTGTTTTGCTGGGTGCGGGCACAATACTGGCCGGAGTAGGACTCCTTTCAAGTTCCGGATACCTTATATCGGCTGCCGCTTTGCAGCCGCCCATCCTGGATCTGATGGTCATCATCGTATCCGTGCGTTTTTTTGGTATCAGCAGAGCAGCTTTGAGATATGGAGAGAGAATAATATCCCATGATATTACCTTTCGGCTGCTCATGATGTTCAGAGTCCGTTTCTTTCACAATATTTCCAGATTGCCGGCAGGGGTGCTGCAGGGGTACCGCTCGGGTTCCCTGTTGTCATCGGTTACCTCCGACATCGATGAACTGCAAAATTACTATGTCCGTGTTTTTTCACCCGCGATAGTTGCCTTGCTGGTATCGTTGTTGACATTTCTTTTTCTAAACGGATTTAGTGCGCCTGCCGCCCGGATTATGCTGATTCTGCTTTTTTTGAACGGAGTTGCGGTTCCTGTAATCACCCGATACCTGGCCAGGGGATATGGCGAAAAACAGCTCTGTCTGAGAAGCCGTCTGTCCGAGCTTTGGATTGAACACATCCAGGGATTCGACGACATCCGACTTTTCGGGTTACGCTCTGAAAAGCAAAAAAAGTTGCTTCACATTGTAAAGGAGCTTCGACTTTTAGAGTCAAAGCAAGCGTTTATCACCGGTTTGCAGGATACGCTTTCCAATTGGCTGATGTACATTGCGGTATTTCTTTCTCTGATGGTTACGGTTCCCCTCGTAGTTGGAGGAGCGTTATCCGGGGTAATGGTCGCGCTGGTGCTCTTGGGAGTGATGGCCTCGTTTGAGGCTACACAAAACCTTGGAACGGCTTTCCAGTATCTTGAATCAACAGAAAAATCTGCGCGACGGCTTTTGAAACTGCAATCCCGGATTCGCGACAGCGAGGAAGAAGCGAGGCCGGGCAGCGGTGCCCGCGACGAGAGCCCAAAGAACGCATCCAAAGCCCACATTCGGTTTTCAGGGGTCACGTTTGGCTACGATGGCAGACCGGTTCTCCGGGATGTCACTTTTGATCTGCCGGCTACACATCACATGGCCGTTGTGGGTCCAACCGGCGGTGGAAAAAGCACCATTTTCAATTTGCTGCTGCGGTTTCATGACCATGACGAAGGATCAATTTACCTGTCCGGAAAAAACCTGGTTGAAACATCACCCGATGACGTTCGCGCAAAATTATCGGTCGTGGATCAAAACACCTATATATTCCATGATACACTGAGGAACAACCTTCTGCTGGCACAAAACGATGCCACAGACCAGCAGTTGGCAGCGGCACTGGAGCAGGCCGGCCTGCATGAATGGTTCATCAAGCTTGAACACGGGTTATCGACCGTACTGGACGAACACGGAGGAAGTGTGAGCGGTGGCGAAAGGCAGCGTCTGGCGATAGCTCGAGCTCTGCTGAAAGAGAGCGAAATCTGGCTTCTGGATGAACCCACGGCCAACCTGGACACCATAACGGAAAAAGCACTGGTCCAAACAATCCAGGAGAACATAAAAAATAAAACGGTAATCTGGGTCACTCACCGGCTTGTGGAAATGTTTCAGTTTGATGACATAGTGGTTCTCGGGGAGGGAAAGATTGTACAACGGGGCCGGCATGAAAAACTTCTGCAGCAGGAGGGATGGTATCGCTCAATGATAGCGCTTCAAAATGATGTATTGCCTGATAAATAG
- a CDS encoding M23 family metallopeptidase, with protein sequence MNNYFYYDKQECEFVPVVFRPSEKVIYTLGVWILSGVVISALSLVVLAYAVGTPAEIALKAENRALHNQLEETRSAIMILDQQMADIASTDNELYRTVLGIDPISDDERQAGIGGADLHAGFDAYSSGAADILRWTTSNLESIERRLNIQKLSFEEIKTHYNENQELMRNIPAIRPVSGILLSGFGMRRHPVLGYNRMHEGVDFRARTGTPIYATGDGVVKSTSRRGTYGLMLVIDHGYGYETRYAHLSAVADGISPGTEVSRGQLVARSGNSGVTSGPHLHYEVRRDGRPVDPLNYMFADITPEEYIEYQRIADSSIYSMD encoded by the coding sequence TTGAATAACTACTTTTACTACGATAAACAGGAGTGCGAGTTTGTTCCGGTTGTATTCCGACCTTCCGAGAAAGTGATATATACTCTTGGAGTATGGATTCTTTCCGGTGTAGTGATCAGTGCACTCTCTCTTGTTGTGCTAGCCTATGCCGTCGGGACACCTGCAGAAATCGCGCTGAAAGCTGAGAACCGGGCCCTGCACAATCAGCTCGAAGAGACTCGTTCTGCCATAATGATACTGGATCAGCAGATGGCGGATATTGCCAGTACAGACAATGAATTATACCGCACAGTGCTGGGTATTGATCCTATTTCGGATGACGAGCGTCAGGCCGGAATTGGCGGAGCAGACTTGCATGCGGGTTTTGATGCCTACAGTTCGGGTGCCGCAGATATTCTTCGTTGGACCACCAGCAATCTTGAGAGTATTGAAAGGCGTCTTAATATTCAAAAACTGAGTTTTGAAGAAATCAAAACGCATTACAACGAGAATCAGGAGCTGATGCGCAATATTCCGGCGATTCGTCCGGTCAGCGGCATCCTGCTCAGCGGATTCGGAATGCGCCGCCACCCGGTGCTCGGCTACAACCGGATGCATGAAGGGGTTGATTTTCGTGCACGTACCGGCACTCCGATTTATGCAACCGGCGACGGTGTGGTGAAATCCACAAGCAGGCGCGGAACCTACGGACTGATGCTGGTCATCGATCATGGATACGGGTACGAGACCCGTTATGCTCACCTTTCTGCCGTTGCTGATGGCATCTCGCCCGGTACGGAGGTATCCCGCGGACAACTTGTTGCCAGAAGTGGAAATTCCGGTGTCACAAGCGGTCCACACCTTCACTATGAGGTTCGTAGGGACGGAAGACCGGTTGACCCCCTGAATTACATGTTTGCAGATATTACTCCGGAAGAGTATATCGAATATCAGAGAATTGCCGACAGCAGTATCTATTCCATGGATTGA
- the hprK gene encoding HPr(Ser) kinase/phosphatase: protein MSLKDLKSIPRKEHITVAFLVEQLRNKLKLDVTPAVSEETSQSRLISDTDLNRPGLALAGYVELFSHHRIQVIGNSESQYIRYTGEEASLDAFRNITRFSVPVIFLTDNNRLPAKFLELAEDAGIPVFHTSMETTRFMFLVRDFLEDQFADQTMVHGSMVDVYGVGIMITGKSGIGKSEVALDLVERGHRVVSDDVIILTKKSNILIASPTEINKHFMEIRGLGIVDVLSMFGIRSIRYQKRVEVILELSLWDDSRHIDRTGLNRQSTEVLGVNIPTINLPITPGKNITVIAEVIAMNHLHSNYGYDAAKAFQSKIQKKISEKSSRSPIIQRAVEYFEGDLE from the coding sequence ATGTCACTTAAAGACCTGAAATCCATTCCCAGAAAAGAGCATATTACGGTTGCTTTTCTGGTTGAACAATTGCGGAACAAGCTCAAGCTGGATGTCACTCCGGCAGTATCGGAAGAAACCAGTCAGAGCCGTCTGATTTCCGACACCGATCTCAACCGGCCCGGACTCGCACTTGCGGGTTATGTAGAGCTGTTTTCTCATCACCGGATCCAGGTTATCGGCAACAGCGAAAGCCAGTATATCCGGTACACAGGTGAGGAGGCCAGCCTTGACGCGTTTCGGAATATTACCCGATTTTCGGTACCTGTAATTTTTCTGACCGATAACAACCGGTTGCCGGCAAAATTTCTGGAATTGGCCGAAGATGCCGGAATCCCGGTATTTCACACTTCCATGGAGACAACCAGGTTCATGTTTCTGGTAAGGGACTTTCTGGAGGATCAGTTCGCCGATCAAACCATGGTCCATGGATCCATGGTGGATGTCTATGGTGTCGGAATCATGATTACCGGGAAATCCGGAATTGGAAAAAGCGAAGTTGCGCTGGATCTGGTTGAGCGAGGCCATCGTGTGGTTTCTGATGACGTTATCATCCTCACCAAAAAGAGTAATATTCTGATCGCCTCTCCTACCGAAATCAACAAGCATTTCATGGAAATTCGAGGGCTTGGAATTGTTGATGTATTGTCCATGTTTGGGATACGGTCAATCCGATACCAGAAAAGAGTTGAAGTGATTCTCGAGTTGAGCCTGTGGGATGATTCGAGACATATCGACCGGACCGGGTTGAACCGGCAAAGCACCGAGGTGCTTGGTGTGAACATCCCGACCATTAACCTCCCCATTACTCCCGGAAAAAACATAACGGTAATCGCTGAAGTTATTGCAATGAATCACCTTCATTCCAATTATGGGTACGATGCGGCAAAAGCATTCCAGAGTAAGATTCAGAAAAAAATCTCCGAGAAATCATCGCGGAGCCCGATTATTCAGCGCGCCGTAGAGTATTTCGAAGGGGATTTGGAGTAA
- the raiA gene encoding ribosome-associated translation inhibitor RaiA — MMNITFTARKFDASQNLQDFAAEEVNKLTRFYDGILSCDIVLIPTPDDDEPARAELTVKVKRDLLNASETGPAYEQAIRSAVDSLRKQLLKYKNKRFSKG, encoded by the coding sequence ATGATGAATATCACATTCACTGCCCGAAAATTTGACGCGAGCCAGAACCTCCAGGACTTTGCAGCAGAAGAGGTTAATAAGTTAACAAGGTTCTATGATGGTATTCTCTCCTGCGATATTGTGCTGATACCCACCCCTGACGATGATGAACCGGCAAGGGCAGAACTGACCGTCAAGGTCAAACGCGACCTGTTAAATGCCTCCGAAACAGGTCCGGCGTATGAGCAGGCAATCCGATCGGCGGTCGACAGCCTTCGGAAGCAACTTCTCAAGTATAAAAATAAACGTTTTTCCAAAGGCTGA